A stretch of the Rhizobium sullae genome encodes the following:
- a CDS encoding class-II fumarase/aspartase family protein: protein MGTEFNDALTSQYDYRGLRDAFAPPAMYQAFLDVEKAVALAQGELGMIPIASAEVVAEHCRYEYLDMDRLDTSYRTTRHPLMPLINELVRLCGPQHGGYVHWGITTQNVIQTGLLLLAKRAQAVLDGLLADILRHLGRHARTHAKTVMAGRTHYRHAVPITFGFKVAVWIDEFLQASDRLREAEKRAFVVITGGAVGCFSALGRQGPAFQSRVAALLGMGEMAIPSRAIRTHMCEYVNALSLTASICHKIAEEVYQSSSEEYGELHEGRIEGTIGSSTMPQKINPILCYGIIANSNKLYSCAGMLMATAHRPFESDGSANQMFEDGLAEVISAISEILVRTELLARDLYVSTERMRTNLDLSHGAIFGEFAMMRLGETLGKHRGHELVHDAAMAAAAGKAPFLDELAQLPGGQALRTEIENRLETGSTGGICAEYALHFGSLVQDLAAGAMPTVEQRNINAYLKAAR from the coding sequence ATGGGTACAGAATTCAACGACGCCCTCACGTCACAATACGACTACCGGGGACTGCGGGACGCTTTTGCTCCGCCGGCCATGTACCAGGCCTTCCTGGATGTCGAAAAGGCTGTAGCGCTCGCTCAGGGAGAGCTCGGCATGATCCCGATCGCCTCGGCGGAGGTGGTCGCTGAACATTGCCGTTACGAGTATCTGGACATGGACCGGCTGGACACGTCGTACCGGACGACCCGTCACCCTCTCATGCCGCTGATCAACGAGCTCGTCCGGCTCTGCGGCCCACAGCACGGTGGCTATGTCCACTGGGGCATCACCACGCAGAACGTCATCCAGACCGGACTGCTGCTGCTCGCCAAGCGTGCCCAGGCGGTGCTGGACGGGCTGCTCGCCGACATCCTGCGCCATCTTGGCCGCCATGCCCGCACCCACGCGAAAACCGTCATGGCGGGGCGCACCCATTACCGTCATGCGGTGCCGATCACCTTCGGCTTCAAGGTCGCGGTATGGATCGACGAATTCCTTCAGGCCTCGGACAGGCTTCGGGAAGCCGAAAAGCGGGCCTTCGTCGTCATAACCGGTGGCGCAGTTGGCTGTTTCTCGGCTCTGGGCAGGCAGGGCCCGGCCTTCCAGTCACGCGTGGCAGCACTTCTCGGCATGGGCGAAATGGCCATTCCCTCGCGGGCGATCCGCACGCATATGTGCGAATATGTCAATGCGCTGAGCCTGACGGCTTCCATCTGCCACAAGATCGCCGAAGAGGTCTACCAGAGTTCCTCCGAGGAGTACGGGGAACTGCACGAAGGTCGTATCGAAGGCACCATCGGCTCCTCCACCATGCCGCAGAAGATCAACCCGATCCTCTGCTACGGCATCATCGCCAACAGCAACAAGCTCTATTCCTGCGCCGGCATGCTGATGGCGACCGCCCATCGCCCGTTCGAATCCGACGGCAGCGCCAACCAGATGTTCGAGGACGGATTGGCAGAGGTGATCAGCGCCATTTCCGAAATCCTCGTGCGGACCGAGCTACTGGCGCGCGACCTCTATGTTAGTACGGAGCGGATGCGGACCAATCTGGACCTGTCGCACGGGGCGATCTTCGGCGAGTTCGCCATGATGCGGCTTGGCGAGACCCTCGGCAAACACAGGGGCCATGAGTTGGTCCACGATGCCGCCATGGCCGCAGCAGCCGGCAAGGCGCCCTTCCTGGACGAACTGGCACAACTCCCGGGCGGCCAGGCACTGCGCACTGAGATCGAGAACCGGCTTGAGACCGGCAGTACGGGCGGCATATGCGCCGAATATGCGTTGCATTTCGGATCGCTGGTCCAGGATCTTGCGGCGGGGGCGATGCCGACCGTCGAACAGCGCAACATCAACGCCTATCTGAAGGCTGCCCGCTGA
- a CDS encoding ABC transporter permease: MSSFVLQRLLQSVVVVFVLSVVLFVGVWLIGNPADILISSEASEADRLAAITALGLDKPLWQQYLIFLGNAVQGDWGTSFVYKEPVTSILLQRLPASLELGLVAFIIAIAVSVPAGLYSGLRPESPLGRGVIAFSLIGVSIPTFWQGMLLIVAFGIALPILPVGDRGQVATHFGITTSLWTLDGWSHVVMPAFSLALLKMSLLMRVTRAATMEISRLDFVKFAYAKGVRTRKVVVRHILRNALVPLITVTGIELANLLAYGVITETVFSWPGLGKLLINSIKVLDRPLIVAQLTYTALLFIAINFIVDILHMAIDPRVKSVLRRAA, from the coding sequence ATGTCCTCCTTCGTGCTGCAGCGCCTGTTGCAAAGCGTGGTCGTGGTCTTTGTGCTGTCGGTCGTGCTGTTCGTCGGAGTGTGGCTGATCGGTAATCCGGCAGACATCCTGATCTCGTCGGAAGCTTCGGAGGCCGACCGGCTGGCCGCCATCACCGCACTCGGGCTCGACAAGCCGCTCTGGCAGCAATACCTGATCTTCCTCGGCAATGCCGTGCAGGGAGACTGGGGCACCTCCTTCGTCTACAAGGAACCCGTCACCAGCATCCTGCTGCAGCGCCTGCCGGCGAGCCTCGAACTCGGTCTGGTGGCCTTCATTATCGCCATTGCCGTTTCCGTGCCGGCCGGGCTTTATTCGGGGCTTAGACCGGAATCGCCGCTCGGGCGTGGCGTCATAGCCTTCTCCCTGATCGGCGTCAGCATCCCCACCTTCTGGCAGGGCATGCTCCTGATCGTCGCCTTCGGCATCGCTCTGCCAATCCTGCCGGTCGGCGACCGGGGCCAGGTGGCGACCCATTTCGGCATCACCACCAGCCTCTGGACGCTCGACGGCTGGTCGCATGTCGTCATGCCTGCTTTCAGCCTGGCGCTCCTCAAGATGTCGCTGCTGATGCGCGTCACGCGCGCCGCGACGATGGAAATCTCCCGTCTCGACTTCGTTAAGTTCGCCTACGCGAAAGGCGTGCGCACCCGTAAGGTGGTCGTCAGGCATATCCTGCGCAATGCGCTGGTTCCGCTCATCACCGTAACAGGGATCGAACTCGCCAACCTACTGGCCTACGGCGTGATCACCGAAACAGTGTTTTCCTGGCCGGGGCTTGGCAAGCTGCTAATCAACTCGATCAAGGTACTGGACCGTCCGCTGATCGTGGCCCAACTCACCTATACGGCGCTACTGTTCATCGCCATCAACTTCATCGTCGACATCCTGCATATGGCCATCGATCCGCGCGTGAAATCCGTTCTGAGGCGGGCGGCATGA
- a CDS encoding ABC transporter permease, with amino-acid sequence MSLTGFNDFARRFAESRTAIICLLISLVFVVCALLAPLISPTDPYDLTQLQLSDALKPAGSKRMVPGEEVRANIRLQVGAASVEPASPAQTRNSIAAESCGANCLGVGVLPEGTKLASLQIRNLPAGATVEGGKKHIVQPWWTVDNPEGGKVRIVSNGTLPENFTVLAIAKSLEQETNFVFRLGTDSFGRDMLSAILYGIRISVFVGLVAAGAAMVLGTGLGLLSAWRGGVTDAIIMRAVDFMLGLPALLVGLAILAILGNGVSKVVLAIVIVQWSYYARTARSFAMSELSKEYVEAARCLRLSPTRIMLRHVLPNCMPQIIVLFTLNIAAAISLESSLSFLGVGLPLTRPSLGMLIASGYEFIFSHKYWISIYPGVVLLVMIVAMNLLGDRLRDLNNPRLDR; translated from the coding sequence ATGAGCCTAACCGGATTCAACGATTTCGCGCGGCGTTTCGCCGAAAGCCGCACCGCCATCATCTGTCTGCTAATCAGCCTCGTTTTCGTCGTCTGCGCCCTCCTCGCGCCCCTGATCTCGCCAACGGACCCCTACGACCTGACGCAGCTTCAGCTTTCCGATGCGTTGAAGCCCGCCGGCTCGAAGCGCATGGTGCCGGGAGAGGAAGTCCGCGCCAACATCCGCCTCCAGGTGGGTGCGGCCTCCGTCGAACCTGCCTCACCGGCACAGACCCGCAATAGTATCGCGGCGGAGTCCTGCGGAGCGAACTGTCTCGGCGTCGGCGTGCTGCCGGAAGGCACCAAGCTCGCCAGCCTGCAGATCCGCAACTTGCCGGCCGGCGCCACCGTGGAAGGCGGCAAGAAGCATATCGTCCAGCCCTGGTGGACCGTCGATAACCCGGAGGGCGGCAAGGTCAGAATCGTTTCGAACGGCACGCTCCCTGAAAACTTCACCGTCCTCGCCATCGCGAAATCTCTGGAGCAGGAGACGAATTTCGTCTTCCGTCTCGGCACCGACAGCTTCGGCCGCGACATGCTTTCCGCAATCCTCTACGGCATCAGGATCAGCGTCTTCGTCGGGCTGGTGGCGGCAGGCGCCGCAATGGTGCTCGGCACCGGGCTCGGGCTTCTCTCGGCCTGGCGTGGCGGCGTGACAGACGCGATCATCATGCGTGCGGTCGATTTCATGCTCGGCCTTCCCGCCCTGCTCGTCGGGCTTGCGATCCTCGCTATCCTGGGCAACGGCGTCAGCAAGGTCGTGCTCGCCATCGTCATCGTGCAATGGTCCTATTATGCGCGCACGGCACGATCCTTCGCCATGAGCGAACTCAGCAAGGAATATGTCGAGGCAGCAAGGTGCCTGCGCCTTTCGCCCACACGTATCATGCTACGCCACGTGCTTCCGAATTGCATGCCGCAGATCATCGTGCTCTTCACGCTCAACATCGCCGCGGCGATCTCGCTCGAATCCTCACTGAGTTTCCTCGGCGTCGGCCTGCCACTCACCAGGCCCTCGCTCGGCATGCTGATCGCCAGTGGCTACGAATTCATCTTCTCGCACAAGTACTGGATCAGCATCTATCCGGGGGTGGTGCTGCTGGTGATGATCGTCGCGATGAACCTGCTTGGAGACCGGTTGCGCGATCTCAACAACCCGCGGCTCGACCGCTAG
- a CDS encoding ABC transporter ATP-binding protein gives MTEPFFQVDHLNTWFFTRQGVVRSVRDISFDLRRGEVLGIVGESGSGKSVTGMSIMGQVDEPGRIVSGSISLDGTELTVLDFEEMRRYRGRRIAMVFQNPLMTLNPLMRVRDQMYEAIGEHETVSRKEKHERCIEALKAVGIPSPEERLNAYPHEMSGGMRQRVVIATALLLGPDMIIADEPTTALDVTIQAQIIYHIRRQIDERGLGMIWITHDLSTLSELADRIMVMYAGAMMEIGTTEDIIGSPRHPYTRKLLDSVPSCNIPGEKLRQIPGNMPSLLSLGKGCPFASRCERATEICSEPVPATELSATHRIWCYHPFEG, from the coding sequence ATGACGGAACCCTTCTTCCAAGTCGACCACCTCAACACCTGGTTCTTCACTCGCCAAGGTGTGGTGAGATCGGTGCGCGACATTTCCTTCGACCTTCGCCGCGGCGAAGTGCTCGGCATCGTCGGCGAATCCGGTTCGGGCAAGTCGGTGACGGGGATGTCGATCATGGGCCAGGTCGATGAGCCGGGCCGCATTGTTTCCGGCTCGATCTCGCTCGATGGTACGGAGCTGACGGTACTCGACTTCGAGGAGATGCGCCGCTATCGCGGCCGGCGGATCGCCATGGTCTTCCAGAACCCCTTGATGACGCTGAACCCGCTGATGCGCGTGCGCGACCAGATGTACGAAGCGATCGGCGAGCACGAGACTGTCTCCCGCAAGGAGAAGCACGAGCGCTGCATCGAGGCGCTGAAGGCCGTGGGTATTCCCTCGCCGGAGGAGCGGCTGAACGCCTATCCGCACGAGATGTCGGGCGGCATGCGCCAGCGCGTCGTCATCGCCACCGCCCTGCTGCTCGGACCGGACATGATCATCGCCGACGAGCCGACGACGGCTCTCGACGTGACGATCCAGGCCCAGATCATCTACCATATCCGCCGCCAGATCGATGAACGCGGCCTCGGCATGATCTGGATCACTCACGATCTTTCGACGCTTTCGGAACTCGCCGACCGGATAATGGTCATGTATGCCGGCGCCATGATGGAGATCGGCACGACCGAGGACATCATCGGTTCCCCGCGCCATCCTTACACCCGCAAACTTCTCGATTCCGTTCCCTCTTGCAACATACCAGGAGAGAAGCTGAGGCAGATCCCGGGCAACATGCCCTCGCTGCTTTCGCTCGGAAAGGGCTGTCCCTTCGCCAGCCGCTGCGAGCGGGCGACGGAGATCTGCAGCGAGCCGGTGCCGGCGACGGAGCTATCAGCCACGCACCGCATCTGGTGCTATCATCCATTCGAGGGCTGA
- a CDS encoding ABC transporter ATP-binding protein produces the protein MNEMIFEAKDLSRNFIAGRSAFRDLANHFLRDRPPTVLRAVDNVSLTLRKGETLGVVGESGCGKSTLARMIAGILPASSGERHFRGEPYDSFLTRKRDALKIQMVFQDPLSSLNPRLRVGEIVGEAAVLHGLVPRSRVKDYVVDILARVGLPADSVGRYPHQFSGGQRQRVGIARALAVKPDMLICDEAVAALDVSVQAQIINLLMDIRRNNGLAMIFISHDLGVIRHLCDRVAVMYLGRVVELAKTEQLFASPAHPYTRMLLDGMPKISLQRRKFMPIQGEIPSPLNPPSGCHFHPRCPIATEHCRRTRPELREIASGHVHACLNVEAL, from the coding sequence ATGAACGAGATGATCTTCGAAGCAAAGGATCTGTCGCGCAACTTCATAGCGGGACGCAGCGCATTTCGCGATCTCGCGAACCACTTTCTGCGTGACCGCCCGCCCACCGTGCTGCGCGCCGTCGACAACGTCTCGCTCACGCTGCGCAAGGGCGAAACACTGGGCGTCGTCGGCGAATCCGGCTGCGGGAAATCGACACTGGCGCGGATGATCGCCGGCATCCTGCCTGCCTCTTCCGGCGAGCGGCACTTCCGCGGTGAGCCCTACGACAGCTTCCTGACCCGTAAGCGCGATGCACTGAAAATCCAGATGGTCTTCCAGGATCCGCTTTCCTCTCTCAATCCGCGTCTACGCGTCGGCGAGATCGTCGGCGAGGCGGCGGTCCTGCACGGGCTAGTGCCGCGCTCACGGGTGAAGGATTATGTGGTCGATATCCTTGCGCGCGTCGGCCTGCCCGCCGACAGCGTCGGCCGCTACCCTCATCAATTTTCCGGCGGTCAGCGTCAGCGCGTGGGCATCGCCCGGGCGCTGGCAGTGAAGCCCGACATGCTGATCTGCGATGAGGCGGTGGCCGCGCTCGACGTGTCTGTTCAGGCGCAGATCATCAATCTCCTGATGGACATAAGGCGCAACAACGGCCTTGCTATGATCTTCATCAGCCATGATCTTGGCGTCATCCGCCATTTGTGCGACCGGGTAGCCGTAATGTATCTCGGCCGCGTCGTGGAGCTTGCCAAGACCGAGCAGCTCTTCGCATCGCCTGCGCACCCCTATACGCGCATGCTGCTCGACGGTATGCCGAAGATCTCGCTGCAGCGACGTAAGTTCATGCCGATCCAGGGCGAAATCCCCTCGCCGCTCAACCCGCCCTCCGGTTGCCATTTCCATCCCCGCTGTCCAATCGCGACCGAGCATTGCAGACGGACGCGTCCGGAGTTGCGAGAGATTGCATCGGGGCACGTTCACGCATGCTTGAATGTCGAAGCTCTATAA
- the blh gene encoding bifunctional sulfur transferase/dioxygenase Blh: protein MPITAISEKVSVSPQPSVEDVRSLRDQGFTTLINNRPDNEDPSQPGTQAESQEAKQCDLSYAFIPVTADTITEADVRAFQRAVDESEGPVLAHCTTGKRSLNLYLIGEVIDGRMSADEFVEFGRSRGFDTSSAAAWLERHAARRPQVKGFFDKRTWSVQYVVSDPATCKCAIIDPVLDFDEKAGATATINADAILDYVREKDLTVEWIFDTHPHADHFSAAQYLKEKTGARTAIGERVVDVQELWKGIYNWPELAADGSQWDRLFAHGETFKVGSIDAKVLFSPGHTLASITYVIGDAAFVHDTLFMSDSGTARADFPGGDARVLWKSIQEILALPDETRIFTGHDYQPDGRAPRWESTVAEQKKSNPHLAGVSEEEFVALRTKRDKTLPMPKLILHALQVNIRGGRPPEPEANGKRYLKFPLDTLQGAAWE from the coding sequence ATGCCTATCACCGCAATATCCGAGAAAGTGTCGGTCTCGCCACAGCCAAGTGTCGAGGACGTCCGGTCGTTGCGCGACCAAGGATTCACGACACTCATCAACAACCGACCGGACAACGAGGATCCTTCCCAGCCGGGAACGCAAGCCGAAAGCCAGGAAGCGAAGCAGTGCGACCTGTCCTACGCGTTCATTCCTGTCACGGCGGACACGATCACCGAAGCGGACGTACGTGCCTTTCAGCGGGCGGTCGATGAGTCGGAAGGCCCCGTTCTTGCACATTGCACGACCGGCAAGCGTTCGCTGAACCTCTACCTCATTGGCGAGGTGATTGATGGTCGGATGTCAGCCGACGAGTTCGTTGAATTCGGACGCAGCCGGGGCTTCGACACGTCTTCCGCTGCAGCTTGGCTGGAGAGGCATGCCGCGCGCCGGCCGCAGGTGAAGGGCTTCTTCGACAAACGCACCTGGAGCGTCCAGTACGTGGTGTCCGATCCCGCGACCTGCAAGTGTGCCATCATCGACCCAGTCCTCGACTTCGACGAGAAGGCCGGAGCAACGGCGACCATCAATGCCGACGCGATTCTCGACTACGTCCGCGAAAAAGATCTGACGGTCGAGTGGATTTTCGACACCCACCCGCATGCGGATCATTTCTCCGCAGCCCAGTATCTGAAAGAGAAGACGGGCGCCCGAACTGCTATCGGCGAACGGGTCGTGGACGTCCAGGAGCTATGGAAGGGCATCTACAACTGGCCCGAACTTGCCGCCGATGGCTCGCAATGGGACCGGCTCTTCGCTCATGGCGAGACCTTTAAGGTCGGCTCCATCGATGCGAAGGTGCTGTTTTCGCCAGGACATACGCTTGCCTCCATCACCTACGTTATCGGCGACGCGGCCTTCGTGCACGACACGCTCTTCATGTCCGACAGCGGCACGGCTCGGGCCGACTTTCCCGGCGGCGATGCCCGCGTCCTGTGGAAGTCGATCCAGGAAATCCTCGCACTCCCGGACGAGACGCGGATCTTCACGGGCCACGATTATCAGCCGGACGGGCGCGCACCCCGTTGGGAAAGCACGGTGGCCGAGCAGAAGAAGTCCAACCCGCACCTTGCCGGCGTAAGCGAGGAAGAGTTCGTGGCGCTGCGGACAAAGCGCGACAAAACGCTGCCGATGCCGAAGCTCATCCTGCATGCCTTGCAGGTGAACATCCGCGGCGGGCGCCCGCCGGAGCCGGAAGCCAACGGCAAGCGCTACCTCAAGTTTCCCCTCGATACATTACAGGGAGCAGCATGGGAATGA
- the bigR gene encoding sulfite-sensing transcriptional repressor BigR: MGMSTDLKAMMKARLSPAEMANRAGEVAVLLKTLSHPARLMIVCTLVEGEYSVGELEEKVDVHQPHLSQHLTVLRGSGIVETRREGKQIFYRLTEEKAAQLVAALYDIFCAKEDK; this comes from the coding sequence ATGGGAATGAGTACCGACCTTAAGGCAATGATGAAGGCGCGGCTTTCCCCCGCCGAAATGGCCAACCGGGCCGGAGAAGTCGCAGTCCTCCTGAAAACGCTGTCCCATCCGGCGCGCCTGATGATCGTCTGCACTCTTGTGGAGGGCGAGTATTCGGTCGGCGAGCTTGAAGAGAAGGTCGACGTCCACCAGCCGCATCTGTCGCAGCACCTGACGGTGCTGCGCGGCTCGGGCATCGTCGAAACCCGTCGGGAGGGAAAACAGATCTTTTATCGCCTGACGGAAGAGAAGGCCGCGCAATTGGTGGCCGCGCTCTATGACATCTTCTGCGCGAAGGAAGACAAATGA
- a CDS encoding YeeE/YedE family protein, which yields MSTYLPPLLGGMLIGASAVMLLLLNGRIAGISGIVGRLAQGVGLTTNLAFVLGLLLGPLTYLLAFGGWPAVQITAGWPLIIVAGLLVGFGSRMGSGCTSGHGVLGLALLSPRSMVAVATFLTAGVFAVAVLRGLGL from the coding sequence ATGAGCACTTACCTCCCACCTCTGCTCGGCGGCATGCTGATCGGCGCATCGGCCGTCATGCTTCTGCTCCTCAACGGCCGGATTGCCGGGATCAGCGGGATCGTCGGGCGTCTCGCCCAAGGCGTCGGCTTGACCACCAATCTCGCGTTTGTGCTCGGGCTGCTGCTTGGGCCGCTCACCTACCTGCTGGCGTTCGGCGGCTGGCCGGCCGTGCAGATCACCGCCGGATGGCCGCTGATCATCGTCGCGGGGCTGCTCGTCGGCTTTGGCTCGCGCATGGGATCGGGCTGCACCAGCGGCCACGGCGTTCTCGGGCTTGCCCTCCTGTCGCCGCGATCGATGGTGGCGGTCGCCACGTTCCTGACGGCCGGCGTGTTTGCCGTCGCAGTTCTGCGAGGTCTCGGACTATGA
- a CDS encoding YeeE/YedE family protein has translation MNRNIYQFGAALASGIVFGFGLSLSGMLNPARVQGFLDLFGAWDPNLAFVLGGAVVVAFIGLQVMKRMRHPAFDDSFHVPTSRRIDAPLVIGSALFGLGWGIGGFCPGPAVASLSSGIPQTALFVIAMLVGMTLYDRVWSRRT, from the coding sequence ATGAACAGGAACATCTACCAGTTCGGGGCCGCTCTCGCCTCGGGCATCGTCTTCGGTTTTGGCCTGTCTTTATCCGGCATGCTGAACCCGGCCCGCGTCCAGGGCTTCCTCGACCTGTTCGGCGCATGGGATCCGAACCTTGCCTTCGTCCTCGGCGGCGCCGTCGTCGTCGCCTTCATCGGCCTGCAGGTGATGAAGCGTATGCGGCATCCAGCCTTCGACGACAGTTTCCATGTGCCTACGAGCCGGCGGATCGACGCGCCACTGGTGATCGGCTCGGCCTTGTTCGGCCTGGGCTGGGGGATCGGCGGCTTCTGTCCGGGTCCGGCGGTTGCGTCCCTGTCGAGTGGCATCCCGCAGACAGCGCTGTTCGTCATCGCGATGCTAGTCGGCATGACCTTGTACGACAGAGTATGGAGCAGACGGACGTGA
- a CDS encoding nucleoside 2-deoxyribosyltransferase — MTRKVYLAGPEVFLPNAREILDRKAALAREAGLLPLSPGDLEIPHTNSKRERAAAINAVDEKMMIQADAIIANLTPFRGIAADTGTAFELGFMCASGKPVFAYTNVARDHSGRVSDLYGGAVAYDAEGRLRDPDGIAVEDFGLADNLMLHAGIERRGGVLIIGDAARDALYTDLAAFKTCLAVAVEKLR, encoded by the coding sequence ATGACAAGAAAAGTTTATCTGGCCGGGCCGGAGGTCTTCCTTCCCAACGCCCGCGAAATCCTCGACCGGAAGGCAGCACTTGCCCGTGAGGCGGGACTTCTCCCGCTCTCCCCCGGCGATCTGGAAATCCCGCACACGAACTCGAAGCGCGAGCGCGCCGCAGCGATAAACGCGGTGGACGAGAAGATGATGATCCAGGCGGACGCGATCATCGCCAATCTGACGCCCTTTCGTGGCATTGCCGCCGATACCGGGACGGCTTTCGAACTCGGCTTTATGTGCGCAAGCGGTAAGCCTGTATTCGCTTATACGAATGTGGCCCGCGATCACAGCGGACGAGTGAGCGATCTTTATGGCGGGGCCGTCGCGTATGATGCTGAAGGTCGACTGCGAGACCCGGACGGGATTGCGGTCGAGGATTTTGGCCTGGCCGACAATCTCATGCTGCACGCCGGGATTGAGCGGCGCGGTGGCGTCCTCATCATCGGAGACGCGGCGCGGGATGCGCTCTATACGGACCTTGCCGCGTTCAAGACGTGTCTTGCCGTCGCCGTTGAGAAGCTGCGCTAG
- a CDS encoding MbcA/ParS/Xre antitoxin family protein, giving the protein MGLAQYADNGLFAPRKIAEAFRTTSEEIARTAGLGKDAIQRKDRIRSGKTQRRLREMIEVVNKVEPRFGSALMAYAWYRSEPLPGFSGQTAMQLVRDGRADEVLDYIDAVDAGIHA; this is encoded by the coding sequence ATGGGACTCGCTCAATATGCGGATAATGGGCTGTTCGCGCCGCGCAAAATCGCGGAGGCGTTCCGCACGACCAGTGAAGAAATCGCCCGCACCGCCGGACTCGGCAAGGATGCGATCCAGCGCAAGGACCGGATCCGCTCCGGCAAGACCCAGCGGCGCCTGCGCGAGATGATCGAGGTCGTCAACAAGGTCGAGCCGCGCTTCGGCTCGGCGCTGATGGCCTATGCCTGGTATCGCTCCGAGCCCCTGCCCGGCTTCTCGGGCCAGACGGCCATGCAGCTGGTGCGCGACGGCCGTGCGGATGAGGTGCTCGACTATATTGACGCGGTCGACGCCGGTATCCACGCGTAG
- a CDS encoding RES family NAD+ phosphorylase translates to MRYEGKLYRALNPIYARQPLSGRGAELYGGRFNPRGMPALYTSLSVMTALREANQVGNLQPTTLVSYDAAFERIFDSRDDDALRAEGMDAAAISDPTWRDQMKASGEARTQGFARRLAATGYHGLLVRSFAAAATGEDLNLVLWKWGDGAPARLILIDDDNRLGRPQ, encoded by the coding sequence ATGCGATATGAAGGTAAGCTCTACCGGGCACTGAACCCGATATATGCTCGCCAGCCACTCTCGGGCCGGGGAGCCGAACTCTATGGCGGCCGGTTCAATCCAAGGGGGATGCCGGCGCTCTACACGTCGCTATCAGTGATGACTGCGTTGCGCGAGGCCAATCAGGTCGGCAACCTGCAGCCGACAACGCTCGTTTCCTATGACGCTGCTTTCGAGCGCATCTTCGACAGTCGCGACGATGATGCGCTTCGGGCCGAAGGAATGGACGCTGCCGCGATTTCAGATCCGACATGGCGCGACCAGATGAAGGCGAGCGGCGAGGCCAGAACGCAGGGCTTCGCCAGGCGGCTGGCCGCCACCGGCTATCATGGTCTGCTCGTCCGAAGCTTCGCCGCGGCAGCGACCGGGGAGGATCTGAACCTCGTCCTTTGGAAATGGGGCGACGGTGCTCCAGCGCGACTGATCCTGATTGACGACGACAATCGCCTGGGTCGACCGCAATAG